ATTACACTGGCCGCCCGCGAGATTACCATCGAGATGCAGTCAGAAGCCGATGGCCAGGGCACAGGAAGTGGCCGATTGTTCTGACCATAACTGAGCTGAGCTTTAGGGCCTGACGAACCACCGTGCCCGACGATCGAGAACCGCATAAATACGGCCGCCGGTGGGAGCCGCAATTGCAGTCGTGGCACGGCTTTCGATCAGTGACTTCCAGTGGCAGCAACGGATTTGCTTCGGTACGCGATTGaatcatcagcatcagcagtGTTTCCCAGCTCCATAAGTGAATCGTCGGGTTTATCGAGCGTGTAATTTGTGCTCCGTTCGCGAGATTTATGATCCACGGCACCTGCCCACTGACAGCCTAAATGTCTGTACCCCGTACCCCTCGATTCCGGCACCTCCGCTGGGTGGCCTGTCTACTGGCCAGCATCTGCATCTCCGTCAGCCAGGCTCAGTTGCCAGGAACCGGTTTCCAGGGACAGCGTCCGCAGGTGCCTCCACTGCAGCCTCTGCAACAGCAGGCCAATCCCTTTCAGCGACGCCAGCCCAATCCCGTACAGGGTCAAGGACTGTTTCCCGGTCAGCGGAATCCACTGAACCCACTGGCACCTCCTCTAACTGGAGCTGCTCTACAGAATCCCTATACCCGCTACAACCAGTACCAGCAGCAAAACTACGTGCCCATCACCGCCTACCAAAACGAACTCAATCTGGATGGAAGCTTCTCCTACGGATACTCGTCGGCCGATGGAACCACTGCCCAGGCACAGGGATACGTGAAGAACTTGGGGTATGGTGAGGGTGTGGAGGCACAGGTGGGTTTACTATTCAGATTcagaaaattattttcaaaaatccCAACGAACATAAAGTTCAACTTAGAGCAAAATTGCGTTGCAATCTTTCCGGCGTTAAGCTAACTATAACTACAAAAAGCTTTTCATGCTTTTGGGTGTTATTTCTTAAAAACTTTATTTACCATTAAACAGGTGATTCAGGGATCCTACTCGTACACCTCACCGGAGGGCACACCCATCACAGTGCGCTACATCGCCGATGAGAACGGATTTCGAGCGGAGGGCACTGGGATTCCATCTAGCCCGCAATATTTCACGGGTGCCCAGCCCTATCAACAGGGCTTGCTCAATCCCAATTTGAATCCATACCAGACGCCCTTCCGCCAGCTGCCACCCCCACAGCCCAACGCACCCTTTCGTCCCCAGCTTCCAGGACAACAGCCGCTGACTCCgctgcatcagcagcagcagcagcaacaacagcagctgcaacagcaacgcggtttccagcagcagcagcagccaaacTCCGGGCAATATCAACCGGATCAGCCGTTCAATCAGTTGCATTCCGGCAACTTATCCGGCCAGTATGCCGGACAATTTGGCCAGCAGTCGTTTGGCAGCAATCTGACTGCGCAGCAggcacaacagcagcagaatctcaaccagcaacagcagcagcaacaacagcagcagcaacagcagaaggagcagcaaaacgagcagcagcaacaggccCTAATCACCCAGCAACTGAGGGGCAGACCCAACAACCTGGTGGATCCCTACGGCTATAATCAGTACGGCAGACGCTTCAAGAAGTCCCCAAAGAAGTAACAACGAATTAATGTCATTTAAACGATTGGTTAGTTTGAAGATGTAGTCGCAACTCAAAGGCATGAAATACATGCATCTGAAAAGTCAAGCTAATTGTTTCCATTTTCGCAGTTTAGCGGGGCAAAATGataagcaaatattttataataatcaTTTATTTCGATAGTTGCACACACAAATTGTCAGAGTGGAAGAGGGAGAGGTAAgcttatataaataaattaattgttttaGCGAAAGAACATTGAGGGGGCAGCTTGCACAGAAATTACATTTCTTCGATTTGAGAGATTTGATTGGCGTTTCGGAATTTATTCTGGTTTTAGTAGCTATAGCCCGTCTGAGGATTGAACTCTCCGTTTCCACGACCTCCGCCTGGCGCTCCCGGTGCAGGTGGAATGTACTGTGATCCTGTGCCGGGAGCTCCTCCGGATCCTGGTCGGCCTGGCGAGCCGGGTGCTCCGCCACCAGCCGCGGGTGGAACGTACTGGTTGCCGGGCAATCCTGGTCCACCTGGACGTCCACCGGCGCCTCCtaaaaaacaattgaaattatCGTGATTAGATTGacattcaatttaatttatctCTTTGATTAGTTGTAATTATTTAAAGCAgtctttaaaattattataatctAGCAACTTCAAAGGGACCGCATTCAAGccaaaatgttttattcatGAATGATCGTTAGTAGATCGTGGGTAAAACAATAGACCAAGGCTTTGCCAAACAAGAATTGTCAACATAAAAATACTGAAATGTGTGGGAATATCACTTGTCTAATGTAGCTCTTCACATCGTTTTCTCATGAAGATGAATGAGGCTAATTCAAGTTTTACAGTTGCACACGTATTGTAAAACCCGGTTTATAACCATAATGCTTCTTACCTGGTCCACCGGCACCTCCTCCATAACCTGGACCGCCTGGAGATCCtacattaaaaaaatgttaacaGTTAATAGTTACCATCCATATGTTGTGGCAAATTGGGATAGTAAAAACCGATGATACTCACCGGGTCCACCGggtgctcctccagctccacctGCTCCACCgcgaccaccgccgccgccaaaGCCGCCACCACCTCctaagaaataaatatttgtttaattattataatattaactATAAGTCGGAAACTTAAAGAATTTCGTAAGCTTTGTAGAGTAACTAACCTTGACCTCCAAATCCACCTCCTCCGGGAGAGCCTGCAAACACGGATGGTATGACTTTAAAGCCACTAGGCAGATATTAAAATCTACTCACCAGGAGCTCCTGGAGCACCACCACGACCGGCACCGCCTCCGTATCCACCACCTCCACCTACAAGATGAAGATGTTTTACTTAAGGCCTGTAGCTGGAATATTATTGTGCTAACTAACCTTGACCGCCAAATCCTCCACCACCAGGCGATCCTATTAATCAAAAATCCCTTATGTTCAATAACAAGCAATTGGAGTCATGTACTCACCTGGAGCTCCTGGGGCACCTCCGCGTCCAGCGCCTCCTCCAAAACCGCCACCACCTCCTACAAGATGAATGTATTATTCAATGTGAATATGCAGTAAGTCTTAAAATTCCTTACCTTGACCGCCGAATCCGCCAGCACCTGGGGATCCTGGAGCTCCTGGCGCACCTGGTGCTCCACCACCACCGCgaccgccgccgcctccatAGCCGCCGCCAGCACCTCCCTGGCCGCCATATCCGCCTCCGCCTGGTGATCCTGAAAATAAGCAACGTGTTATCTTTTATATAAAGTGAATGAAATCATGAACTCACCGGGAGCACCTGGAACACCGCCGCGTCCGCCGCCAACTCCGAATCCTCCGCCACCACCTAGAAAGTGCATTAAGTTTTAACTTGAGCCGCAAAGACAGGCTGAATCACTTACCTTGACCCCCGAAACCTCCAGCGCCAGGTGATCCTTTAGTTGAAGAAAGTGATTAGTTTTGAGTATCTATGGAGTAAAACTATTATTTAACTTACCCGGAGCTCCTGGTGCTCCACCACCACCGcgtcctccgccgccgccggcCCCATAACCGCCGCCAGCACCTCCTTGACCACCGAATCCGCCGCCGCCTGGTGATCctgaaatttataaaaaaaaaataatttatgaagTGAATTAAGGCGGTGATTTTTTAGAAACAAGTAAGTTCACCTAGAAAAAGGACTTACCAGGACCTCCTGGAGAACCGCCGCGACCAGCTCCACCACCTGCTCCTCCATAGCCTCCACCACCtcctaaaaaataaataatattttagaTTCAAGTGTAAGCCATGGGAACATAACTTACCTTGACCTCCGAATCCGCCTCCACCTGGCGCACctaaaaatgtaaaacaatAGATAAAGTATTAAATCAATTTGATAGggattaaaatttttaaaaattgtttaaagaatTCAGTCGCTAACCTGGACCTCCTGGTGCTCCTCCAcgaccaccgccgcctcctaaaaaaaattaaagttaTAATCTAAGGGaaggcaaaaaagaaaaagggtCCAATGGTTTGGATTCGTATCTTACCTGATCCATATCCACCGCCACCGCCTGCTCCACCTCCGCCTCCACCGGATCCACCTCCTGCGCCACCGCCTCCAAATCCAGATCCGCCTCCATATCCAGAAccaccgcctccgccgccACCTGCTCCTGCAATCAAAAGTGAGCAATGAGCAATGGTATGAAAATCCATGGCTTATTACTTAGATACTTACCGTGTCCTCCAGGACCTCCACTGTATCCACCACCCGGCAGAATGGAGATGCCCTGGGCAGCCAGAGATTTGGCTATCGCTTCCGGAATGGGCGGTGGAGTGGGCAGGGCATTGCCCGAGGGCACAAAGCCATTCTCATCCGCCGTGTACATGATCTCGACGAGTTCGCCCTCGGGATTCGTGTAGGAGTACGAGCCCATCACGGATGGGATTTCATTCTCAGATCCCTTGTTCTTGACGGTGCCCTCTTCCTGGGCCTTGATACCATTTCCGGTCTCGTAGCTAAAGCGGTAGTTGCCATCGCCGTCGTTCTCGTTGACAAATGAGAGGATCGGAATGGGAGGTCCAGAAGCTGGTGGCGCGCCACCTGACTGACTGGGACGTGGAGCGGGTgctccgccgccaccgccgccgccaggAGCAATGGGGCGTCCGTTTGCGAAGCCACCCAGTCCGTTGTTACCACCACGGAAGCCGCCAGCTCCACCACCGCCTGCTCCTCCCCCACCTCCCCCGAAGCCGCCAGCTGGTCCGCCTCCGCCGCCTGCTCCATAACCTCCACCCGCTCCGCCGCCACCGAATcctccaccgccaccacctccGCCGAAGCCACCTCCTGGGCCCTGGAGCCCTGCTCCCGGACTGCCGCCCGCACTGGCCGCACTTGCAGGTGGGGGCAGGTATTTGTTATCCAGCTTGGCTGCTTGGGCAACCACCAGCGTCGTGATCACCAGAGCCTGAAAAAGATTCAGGTAGGGATTGCCGGGTAAGTTCACAAATTTATGCAAGCACATGGAAAGTTCATGCGAATCCAGCATCTTCCATCGCGATCCACGCTCTCAATTTGGCCTGAAGCACATCTTTGGTGTGTTGACTTATTTgattgcaaaataaatgccaGTGAAAAATCGCAGGGGTGGccaattgtttaaaatttagcTTCATTAACTGCGGCTAATTCATCTGAAGACAACATGAAAAAAGGCTGCTAATAGTTATGAAATACTAATTTAACGACCGCCATAAAAAGTGGTATTCGAATAAGCTATTTTTGCTTGAGCACAAGGACGCATTTAAACTTAAAGTAACCAtctaaaaattattaatttcgatttatttgtattaaaaGATAattttaaacgattttaaaTGTCTTACTAACATAATGTCATTTTTTACAACTGTAGTTTTCTCATGTTAGCATTTTGgtaattatttgtaataataataaacgaTAAGCATTTTCCAAACTTTAAATTACAAGAAGAACCTTGAATTGTTTCTGCTGTTAATTAAACCCTGATACACATCTCGGCCAAGTGGGTATCTTGACCCCGCTTGGAGCCTCCAAAGGGGTCAAGAGTGTGGCCAAATGTCGGCCATTTCATCAATGAAGCATATGGCCATTGACAGAACGGCGCAATCGGATCCGATCACGTTTTCCATTGTTGCAACCGATCGTCGTCGCCCATTAAGGCTGCAAGTGCAGCGGGGACTCTTGACTATAGTATCACCATCGGGCTGGCTCATCATTGTCTCAGCCTGAGGCGAACTCTGATATTTATGGACTTCTTGTTAGACAGAAGACGTCTGAAGATGCAGCAGCGTGTGAACCCAGAGTGCCACAGAGAATTGCTGGCTGGGAAGGTTGGCTAAGCGGAGCGGACCAGCGAGTGTCAAGTTGAAGTTTAAACCGTTTACGGATTCCATTGGGCCATAAACCTAACAGCTCCATCGATTGGCACGATGATGAGCTCACTTGTCGCCGCAGCCGAGCAGTTTAATAATGTAATATTGTGGAAATTCTGACATTTGCCACACTGACTCATCCGGCGACTGGGGCACATGCAACCGAAACAACCAACGCCTGCCCCTTGGGCCGGAATATCTTGAGGAGTCTGTGAGAGCCTCTTGGAGTTCGTGACCACCTAGCAGACATCTTCGACAGCGTTTCGCAACCGCAAATATAATTGCGGTAATTGCAAATGGGCTGCCAATTGGGTCGCCACTGCTTCCATTTCGATGATCTGCTTTGGAGGCGGGGCGGATCGGCCACGACCGATCCATCTTGGGCAACTTTGCGTGCCATCCACCATCTCCGATTGCAAATGGGCTGTTAATTTATGCGTTTCGCGGGGATTACTCGCTCTTTCCAAGACAATCGGATATGCTAAGTGCAATGGGGAAACCCTTGGCTATTAAGCACTCCAAGATGGGACACTCCAGTGGCCTATTGTTTAGGCATGTTCTTTTTCACGGAATTTTATGAGTTGAGATTGGACAACACACTGATTCACTCAAAGTTTCCTGAAAAGTTATATTCTCATAAAGATTAAGTAAATTCCTTAGCCAATTTAAACTAGATTTCTAACAAGACAATGCCATATAGACTAACTTAATTGAATAAATacattgatttatttattagtaAAATTCGTAACTTTActtttattacatttaaattgggtaatgaaatcaatttaattaattttttagcACTAAGATCTTTTCATTCGTATGTATTTTAGTAATAGTTTagattttacaaaaaaaatcagaaaagACTAAAAAcggaaaatataaatatgaatattatattcaaatattgaaatatacTTTTGAATCTAGGTCCTTGTCTTATGAAGGAATATACTTTTCAGGATAAATAAGTTTAGCCCTTTAATATGTTTTAACCACAATAGCAAATGGAGTTTCAAAGTACTCTTCCGAATCATTGGATCACTTGGATCTTTTGAATTTTCTAGCCCAAAGTTACTTTTATCTTTCACTGAACTTACCCACTTAAGAGCCATGACAGCAATCTTTTGATTGTTTAATTCCGATCGAGGATTAACAAGAAGAATCCTTGGGGCACCCACAATTTATCCACTGTTTAATTTATCCACAAATCTAAGGTATTCCACGTGAGTCCTTTGCCGCACCAGCGATGCAGTGCCTCCGCGTGTCGTGTTGTGGCTCCTCGAATGTCACGGTACTTGTGTGCCGATCGCAGCCCAGGTTCTCCAGCTTTTATACTTGGTTTGGCGCCAAATGCAAtcaaatggaatggaatgaacGAAAACTGCAGCCGGAGCTTGCCGCTTGCAGCTTGGAGCTCGGAGCTGAGCGAGTGCTGAGATTTTGATACTTTATGGCATTTATTGCAATCGTGTGCAgctgtggtggtgatggtggtggtgctggctGAGGCTCCGTCCCCAGCTGGGCCAGAAAACAATCGCACGAAAAAGGGAGGAGGAGGTGCTGCCCCCGCATCCTCATCCGCGAGCCCATGCATTTTGACTATTGTCTCAACGGCGGCATCTCGTTTACTCAATGTACCTTGTCTTGTTAAACAAACGCTCTCAGCCACATCTCTCCTCGGTTAGTGGGTAAAAATTAGCAAGCAAgcaactgctgctggtggtgctcgTAAATTGGAATCCAATCGAAACGCTCAACGCTCGAgcgcatcatcatcattcaGCTTCACCTCCATTGAATTGCACGTTTGGGAAACCGTTTTAATGCGCTCGGTGTCAAGAATCGCATGTTGAGAAGTCTGCCCAGGCGGATGTCAATAAATCTGACACCCAACACAATCCGCCACATTTGCAGCTCTTTCACGGGGCGTCCAGGTCCAGTCTGTGACCTTTCACCTAATGATTGggtaaaaactgaaaactggaTTCGAAGCGGCAATAAATACCACTAATATCGACACCCTCCGGCCGAAAGACTAAGGATTGCGCAAAACGAGTTGCTCCACTTGGTGGCAACATCCAAACCCCAACATCCACATCGATCTGCCCCCAGCCccttctccttttttttttttgctaacTTTTCAGAAAGGGCAGTTGCTTCTTTTCGCTGGTTTTGGGAAAACAAACTCACTGCATGTCGCGGCGGCCAAGTTTAG
This genomic interval from Drosophila mauritiana strain mau12 chromosome 2R, ASM438214v1, whole genome shotgun sequence contains the following:
- the LOC117137667 gene encoding glycine-rich cell wall structural protein isoform X2, with product MALKWALVITTLVVAQAAKLDNKYLPPPASAASAGGSPGAGLQGPGGGFGGGGGGGGFGGGGAGGGYGAGGGGGPAGGFGGGGGGAGGGGAGGFRGGNNGLGGFANGRPIAPGGGGGGGAPAPRPSQSGGAPPASGPPIPILSFVNENDGDGNYRFSYETGNGIKAQEEGTVKNKGSENEIPSVMGSYSYTNPEGELVEIMYTADENGFVPSGNALPTPPPIPEAIAKSLAAQGISILPGGGYSGGPGGHGAGGGGGGGSGYGGGSGFGGGGAGGGSGGGGGGAGGGGGYGSGGGGGRGGAPGGPGAPGGGGFGGQGGGGGYGGAGGGAGRGGSPGGPGSPGGGGFGGQGGAGGGYGAGGGGGRGGGGAPGAPGSPGAGGFGGQGGGGGFGVGGGRGGVPGAPGSPGGGGYGGQGGAGGGYGGGGGRGGGGAPGAPGAPGSPGAGGFGGQGGGGGFGGGAGRGGAPGAPGGGGGYGGGAGRGGAPGAPGSPGGGGFGGQGGGGGFGGGGGRGGAGGAGGAPGGPGSPGGPGYGGGAGGPGGAGGRPGGPGLPGNQYVPPAAGGGAPGSPGRPGSGGAPGTGSQYIPPAPGAPGGGRGNGEFNPQTGYSY
- the LOC117137668 gene encoding mediator of RNA polymerase II transcription subunit 15, whose amino-acid sequence is MSVPRTPRFRHLRWVACLLASICISVSQAQLPGTGFQGQRPQVPPLQPLQQQANPFQRRQPNPVQGQGLFPGQRNPLNPLAPPLTGAALQNPYTRYNQYQQQNYVPITAYQNELNLDGSFSYGYSSADGTTAQAQGYVKNLGYGEGVEAQVIQGSYSYTSPEGTPITVRYIADENGFRAEGTGIPSSPQYFTGAQPYQQGLLNPNLNPYQTPFRQLPPPQPNAPFRPQLPGQQPLTPLHQQQQQQQQQLQQQRGFQQQQQPNSGQYQPDQPFNQLHSGNLSGQYAGQFGQQSFGSNLTAQQAQQQQNLNQQQQQQQQQQQQQKEQQNEQQQQALITQQLRGRPNNLVDPYGYNQYGRRFKKSPKK
- the LOC117137667 gene encoding glycine-rich cell wall structural protein isoform X1 encodes the protein MALKWALVITTLVVAQAAKLDNKYLPPPASAASAGGSPGAGLQGPGGGFGGGGGGGGFGGGGAGGGYGAGGGGGPAGGFGGGGGGAGGGGAGGFRGGNNGLGGFANGRPIAPGGGGGGGAPAPRPSQSGGAPPASGPPIPILSFVNENDGDGNYRFSYETGNGIKAQEEGTVKNKGSENEIPSVMGSYSYTNPEGELVEIMYTADENGFVPSGNALPTPPPIPEAIAKSLAAQGISILPGGGYSGGPGGHGAGGGGGGGSGYGGGSGFGGGGAGGGSGGGGGGAGGGGGYGSGGGGGRGGAPGGPGAPGGGGFGGQGGGGGYGGAGGGAGRGGSPGGPGSPGGGGFGGQGGAGGGYGAGGGGGRGGGGAPGAPGSPGAGGFGGQGGGGGFGVGGGRGGVPGAPGSPGGGGYGGQGGAGGGYGGGGGRGGGGAPGAPGAPGSPGAGGFGGQGGGGGFGGGAGRGGAPGAPGSPGGGGFGGQGGGGGYGGGAGRGGAPGAPGSPGGGGFGGQGGGGGFGGGGGRGGAGGAGGAPGGPGSPGGPGYGGGAGGPGGAGGRPGGPGLPGNQYVPPAAGGGAPGSPGRPGSGGAPGTGSQYIPPAPGAPGGGRGNGEFNPQTGYSY